Within Streptomyces antibioticus, the genomic segment CCCGGACGACCGGGTCTTCGACGCCGGCTGCGGGCGCGGCGGCGGCAGCGTCACGGCCCATCTGCGGTACGGCTGCCACGCCGACGGGGTGACCATCTCCGCCAAGCAGGCGGCGTTCGCCGACGAGCAGGCGCGCAAGCGGGGCATCGACGACAAGGTGCGCTACCACCATCGCAACATGCTGGACACCGGCCTGGAGACGGGCGCGTACGCGGCGTCCTGGAACAACGAGTCGAGCATGTACGTCGAGCTGGACCTGCTCTTCGCCGAGCACGCCCGGCTGCTGCGCCGCGGCGGTCGGTACGTCGTCGTCACCGGCTGCTACAACGACACCTACGGGCGGGCGTCGCGGGAGGTGTCGCAGATCAACGCCCACTACATCTGCGACATCCACCCGCGGTCGGAGTACTTCAGGGCGATGGCCCGCAACCGGCTGGTGCCGGTCCATGTGGAGGACCTCACCGAGGCGACGATCCCGTACTGGGAGCTGCGCAGCGAGGCCGAGCATCTCGTCACGGGCATCGAGGAGACGTTCCTGACGGCGTACCGGAACGGCAGTTTCCAGTATCTGCTGATCGCGGCGGACCGGATCTGACGCAGCCGGTCAGGAGCCGTCGTAGGCGCTCCGGAGGGCGGCCAGGTCGAGTTTGCCCATGGCGAGCATGGCCTTCATGGCGCGGGCCGCCTTCTCCTGGTCGCCGCCGGTGATCATCTCCATGAGCGCGGTGGGGACGACCTGCCAGGACACGCCGTACTT encodes:
- a CDS encoding geranyl diphosphate 2-C-methyltransferase, translating into MTLTPDALAATVQVPTQSVYQNRVADYWNAEENPVNLELGRIDDLYHHHYGIGAADRTVLDEPDPALRKERVTAELHRLEHAQAEVLASRLGPLTPDDRVFDAGCGRGGGSVTAHLRYGCHADGVTISAKQAAFADEQARKRGIDDKVRYHHRNMLDTGLETGAYAASWNNESSMYVELDLLFAEHARLLRRGGRYVVVTGCYNDTYGRASREVSQINAHYICDIHPRSEYFRAMARNRLVPVHVEDLTEATIPYWELRSEAEHLVTGIEETFLTAYRNGSFQYLLIAADRI